The Bacillota bacterium genome contains the following window.
AGCGGATTCTGGACCGGAGAGAGTTTTACGAAGGGGAATACCGGTATGCTGGCATAGAAGCCCGGGGAAAACACCAGGCGATTCTGTAAGCGGAGGTGAGAATGTGGAGGCGCTATTAACCACACAAGAGGTGGCTAATATCTTGAAGGTTACCGTGAGGACCGTCTATTCCCTACTGGAAAGTGGGGAACTGCAGGGCGTGAAGATAGGCCGGGTATGGCGAGTTAGGGAAGAGGACCTGCAGGCCTTTCTTTCCCGGCCAGCATTGAAGGGAGAGGAGCAGACATGAGCATTCGTGAGGAGCTTATAAAAGCTATAGAGGCCATGGACGAGGAAAACTTAGAAGCCGTCCTCGATTATGTGCGGCTGCTTCAGGAGCCTGAAGAGGTGGAACCTACAGAAGAGGAACGCACGGCCATAGCAAGAGGCCGGGAGGAGTTTGCCCGCGGGGAATACGTAAGGTGGCGTGAACTAAAGCGAAACGGTGATGCCTGATGTTATCCTATGAGGTGATACTGACCAAGAGCGCACGAAAGACCTATGCACGGCTGACGGCGAAACTTCAGAAGGGCATTGATCGGTGCATCGCATATTTGGAGGTTAACCCGACCTGGGGACCGAACGTAAAGAAGCTTTCCGGGGAATCCGGGTGCTATAGGTACCAGGTGGGCGGTTGGCGTATCCTCTACGAGGTGGACGAACGGGCGCGGTTGGTAAAGATATACGAGATAAGGCCCCGTGGTGATGTGTTCAAACATTGAGGGAGGCCGGGACGATGAGCGTTCGTGAGAAGCTATTGAGGATAATAGAAGCCATGGGCGAGGAGGACCTGGAGGAACTTCTCGAGTACACCAGGTGGCTCTAGGCCGACAAGGTGGGGTTAAGCCCGGAGGAACGGCAGGAGATAGAGGAAGCCAAAGCGGAAATAGCCCGTTGAGAGGTGGTGCCCTGGCGTGCGATCCGGCGGACAAAGGTTTTGGGTTGAACTTTCTCGCAAGGCGCGGCGTCATTATGAGCGGGTAGATACGGATACGGCGGCCAGGCTAGACGCGGCCCTTGAGGCCATGGAGGAGGATCCATTTCTCAGCTCAAGGACCTGCTCGCCTTTTTTCAAATCATTGCGAAATCCGGACTCAATATTTCAAAGCTTCACCAAGATTGAGCCCTCTCATGACCTGGTCTTGGAACACAACGAACATTATGAGGGCAGGCACCATCAGAATTACCACTGAAGCCAGCATGGCCACCCAGTCGGCGTTGTATTGCATGGTGACCTTAAGGAAATACACGGCTGTAGCAAGCGGGTAATGAGCCTTGTTTCTAATGAAAATCAGTGGACCCATGAAATCATTCCACGTGCCTATTGTATTAATGACTGCTACAGTCAAGAGGCCTGGGCGCGCCAGCGGAAGCATGATTCTCCAGAATACCCCAAATTCGCCGCAGCCATCGATGTAGGCAGCATCAGCCAACTCCCGCGGCAGGGTCTTGAAAAACCCAATCAGCACAAAAATGTTGAAGGGGAGACCTGTCAGCGCCAAGATGATGTACGCCCACTGGCTCCCCAGCAATCCAAGGTTTTTCATAAGAATGAAACACGGCACTAC
Protein-coding sequences here:
- a CDS encoding type II toxin-antitoxin system RelE/ParE family toxin, with the translated sequence MLSYEVILTKSARKTYARLTAKLQKGIDRCIAYLEVNPTWGPNVKKLSGESGCYRYQVGGWRILYEVDERARLVKIYEIRPRGDVFKH
- a CDS encoding carbohydrate ABC transporter permease yields the protein MTALIVKFRQVKSGRVNVGRSLGHIASLGLTYVVLLALSSLYIFVFIWTLYSSLKTNPELFSNVWALPKSPQWRNYLTVMTTGNMLLYFMNSVKYAVTIVVGRVILSSMAAYVLARFKFRLANPILYYFLSSLMVPSLLTVVPCFILMKNLGLLGSQWAYIILALTGLPFNIFVLIGFFKTLPRELADAAYIDGCGEFGVFWRIMLPLARPGLLTVAVINTIGTWNDFMGPLIFIRNKAHYPLATAVYFLKVTMQYNADWVAMLASVVILMVPALIMFVVFQDQVMRGLNLGEALKY
- a CDS encoding helix-turn-helix domain-containing protein; translation: MEALLTTQEVANILKVTVRTVYSLLESGELQGVKIGRVWRVREEDLQAFLSRPALKGEEQT